The following coding sequences lie in one Corticium candelabrum chromosome 10, ooCorCand1.1, whole genome shotgun sequence genomic window:
- the LOC134185876 gene encoding uncharacterized protein LOC134185876 translates to MATQSGRHIRSIEKSIVLSVRDFFVKEKEDGPILLDKPIQRVAEATGMHQRTIYRICREHKDKGHIESPRKRGRKEHSGPVREYTDNFQEAVIRRRIHKFYTDKVFPTLTLLHAALVEEEEFPYSRASLHRIISRMGFRHKTMNRKKCLYEQHRIVASRAQYLKEIKRFRSEGRPIIYLDETWLNQHHTVTKCWTDYDGKGGLKIPSGKGKRLIILHAGCEQGWIDGAELIFVGKRDSGDYHNEMNILHFMEWFREKLLPNCPPRSVIVLDNAKYHNAVVEKIPTKSSRKQDMLDWLAKHKIRHEKKMLKAELYFLIWATNPVSVYQTDVFAQEKGHSCLRLPVGHCELNPIELAWAQVKGYAARKNTGISGFTMENILQLAREGMLEVTPDRWAGCVEHVREKVEKHYWEVDGLMDDLVERMVIEVGHGDTSSSESEETVSDTESD, encoded by the coding sequence ATGGCAACACAATCAGGAAGACATATAAGAAGTATAGAAAAGTCAATTGTGCTTTCCGTGAGAGATTTCTTTGTGAAAGAAAAGGAGGATGGCCCCATCCTTCTGGACAAACCGATCCAGAGAGTAGCAGAAGCAACAGGGATGCACCAGAGAACAATCTACAGAATCTGCAGAGAACATAAAGATAAGGGACATATTGAAAGTCCAAGGAAGAGAGGGAGAAAAGAACACAGTGGACCAGTTAGAGAGTACACAGACAATTTTCAAGAGGCTGTAATCAGGAGAAGAATTCATAAATTCTACACTGACAAAGTCTTCCCCACATTAACACTACTCCACGCTGCTCTAGTAGAAGAAGAGGAGTTTCCATATTCAAGGGCAAGTTTGCATAGGATCATTAGCAGAATGGGCTTTCGACATAAAACTATGAACAGAAAAAAATGTTTATACGAACAGCACCGCATTGTGGCCTCACGAGCCCAATACCTGAAAGAAATCAAACGATTTCGATCAGAAGGTAGGCCTATTATCTACCTTGATGAAACATGGCTAAATCAGCACCATACAGTGACAAAATGCTGGACAGACTATGACGGGAAAGGTGGCCTCAAGATTCCTAGTGGTAAAGGAAAACGACTCATAATCCTTCATGCAGGTTGTGAGCAAGGGTGGATTGATGGAGCTGAACTGATTTTTGTTGGCAAAAGAGACTCAGGCGATTATCACAACGAAATGaatattttacatttcatGGAGTGGTTTAGAGAGAAGCTGTTACCAAACTGTCCACCTCGATCTGTGATTGTGTTGGATAATGCCAAGTACCACAACGCAGTTGTTGAAAAAATACCAACCAAGTCAAGCAGAAAACAGGATATGTTAGACTGGCTTGCAAAGCATAAAATTCGCCATGAAAAGAAGATGTTAAAAGCTGAACTATATTTCTTAATTTGGGCAACCAATCCTGTTTCTGTATACCAAACAGACGTCTTTGCACAAGAAAAGGGACACAGCTGTTTGCGTCTCCCTGTTGGTCACTGTGAACTAAATCCTATAGAGCTCGCATGGGCACAAGTCAAAGGTTATGCAGCTAGAAAGAATACAGGGATCAGTGGTTTTACTATGGAGAACATTTTGCAACTTGCCAGAGAAGGAATGCTGGAAGTCACACCAGATCGATGGGCTGGCTGTGTGGAACATGTAAGAGAAAAGGTGGAGAAGCACTATTGGGAAGTAGACGGACTGATGGACGACCTAGTTGAGCGAATGGTAATAGAAGTAGGCCATGGCGACACCTCGAGCTCTGAGTCTGAAGAAACTGTTAGCGATACAGAAAGTGACTAA